tatatatatatatatatatatatgtgtatatatatatatatatatatatatatatgtgtatatatatatatatatatatatatatgtgtatatatatatatatatatatatatatatgtgtatatatatatatatatatatatatatatatatatatatatatatatatatatatatatatatatatatatatatatatatatatatatatatatatatatatatatatatatatatatatatatatatatatgtgtgtgtgtgtgtgtgtgtgtatatctATCAATCTAATAATTACTGGAAACACTTATTTTGAAATACGCCgtttgaaatattatttaaggacaataatagaatataatttaacacattgctttgaattttaataaatttaattttttttagggtaaaatgattataatatattaattatatcaaatatattaataataagcatttaaattattttttttaaaaaaaccacAAAACCGGATACCAGGTACCCGATTTTACTAAAATTGATATCCGGATtcgacccgaatacccggtttaTAAATCGGGTACCCGGTCCGAAATACCCCGTTTTAACAAATCGGATTAATTATCCGGTTTTTTAAAACGGATATCAGGTCGGGTTTTACAAACCGGgtttttttgaacacccctataaATTACCTTAGAGATTAGCTGAGTGAGATAAGAGAAGAGCAGGAGGAGTAGAGCACGAGTCTGCACgactattattcttattataagCCTaggttttctttctttttatagtcTGTACTTGTGAGTTGCAATGGAGAGCTGATCATATGGACGGGTTGGGCCTAACTAGGGTTTTTGTTCCTATCTTTTCTCcttatatacttaataattattaagtatataagGAGAAAAGATAGGAACAAAAACCCTAGTTAGGCCCAATCCGTCCATGTGATCAGCTCTCCATTCCAACTCATAAGTACAGACTATAAAAAGATAGAAACTTTAggcttataataataataatagtcgtGCAGACTCATGCTCTACTCCTCCTGCTCTTCTCTTATCTCACTCAGCTAATCTCTAAGGTAATTTAGTgtctttttaaatttcaaatcaatCTAATTGCTTTCTAATTTCCTGTAATTTATGACTTTTTGTTTTTCAGTATTAGTACTTggtgtatataataatatggcATAATCTTATTACTTCAAATTAGTAAtgtacaaatttttaaaaattttttaaaaattttattttcaaatttctggaaagcttgaatttattttcatatttttttaaaaattttaaaaccccggtttatattattttaaaaaaaaaaatttcaaaaccctaaatttactTTGGGCCTTTGAAATCTTCACTGCTGGCCGTTATTTAAtacttcttcaatcttcactgCTGCTTCGTCATTTGCTACTTCGTCATTTGCTACTTTGGGCCTTTGAAATCCCGGTTTCTTTCAGTTCATCTCCGATCTTCTTCTTCAGATCGATGCTTTATTTTCCTTGTTGCACTTCGTCATCAACAGGTAAGCATCAAAGAACATCATCTCTGTCTTATTCcccattttttgattttcatttcagTTTTTATTTTCTCAATTCTTCCATTATTTCTTTAATGGTGACATTATTGTATTTTACTTTAACTGATATCTGAGTGAGGAACTGAGGATTGAAGTCATatgcaagtttatatttttcttatagaatttgatgaatttgaTGGATTGTTGGTGTAGGTCTCATAAATTGATTTCCCATGAGCAAATCAGAAACTGAACTGAACTAATGACTGTGCAGATAAAAATTGAACTGAACTGAACTTCAATAAAAACTGAACCACTGAACTGAACTGAACTAAAAACTTCGAAAATCATTGATTATTTTGCAAGTCTGTGTTAGCTTGATGAATTTACTTTATTCtgaacatttcaaattttcaacctTTTTTTGCATCGTTTTGTGTGGTTTTAGTAGATACATTCTGAACATATTGGCtaggatttgacgggtggtggggcgggtaaaatgggtattagacggggatggtaCCCAAATGGGTGgcggggcggggacggggaaaaaaattatacccgccgcggggatggagATTGAATTAACAGATGGGGATAGGGATGGTaacgccaatacccgccccgccctgccccgtttgcatccctaacaacatatattaaataataagaaaataaaaaagtaatttaaataaaaaagagaaataaaaaaaggtCAGTCACACGCGACCAAACCGTggctgagtcgcacaaaatgtgcgactggaccacgatgcagtcgcacgttttgtgcgactcaaccgTGGCCCAATCGCACATTTTTTTgcgactaaatttttttttttaaaaaacaagcaTTCGAATCGATTTAAGTACGTACCGAATCGGATTTATAGTCGCTTTGGTTAGCCATTGTAAATCGAAtccaacttttagcttgttttaacTCAGAGAgcgtttttagagagattttagagagatgttaccGTGTTTGAGTTCAAATTATGTATAACTAGTTGCGGGGTCGCGTGCTTCGCACGCGGTCCCCTAAGTTATACTTTCGAGTTTAATGATACTcctttcattcttttttgtttgtcttCTTTACCTTTTGCATGCATTTTTCAGCAAATTTtaagctttaatatctctaaatacgtatcataaaaaattataaaaattatatattaaaaaacattaCTTCAAGACTAATCTAAGATCTCacgtgaatatatatatatatgtatatacatatatatatatatatatatatatatatatatatatatatatatatatatatatatatatatatatatatacttcgaaaaaagaaacggagggagtaatattttatatgtttcgattttaaaaaatagttacCAAAATATTTATGTTGAATATACCAATTTTAATTTGGTATACAAATGTTGAATTTTTCAAGACAGAGTGAAAAGATGGCATCAAGTTAGAATGAAGCGATTGTTTGTCACTTAgattttataagttttgatgttttaaatttttcctAATCCTCtaaatttgtttgtcacttAGTTCTATATTAAGTTGGCTACCTTGCAAGAATTATTCAACATCCTACATCCTATTATCTCATATTCTTAGTAACACCTTAATGGTCATGATAAATGATGATGTTTTACGCAATTGCTAGTTGAGTAACATGCTAGATGACACACATACACCTATACTCGGAATACAAGATGCATTGTGTGAAAATATAAATCTGAGACAAGCTACATGGGTTTGTGCCAATTGCCAACCCAATTACACACAAAATTCCTAGTTCAAAAACATTTTTCATATAagtaaataattaaagaaaaaaagtttaACTTTGTGCTTTAAAACATAACCCATTACTTCTAGGCTCTAGCCCCAAGAAGCCAGAAGAGATTGAACAATCAAAATAGCCAAATATTCCACATATTCACCAACCTAATAGAACTTAACTAAACAAGAAAGAAATATCCTTTGTTACTGTAGCATCCTATTTCTTAAGTATCCATGTCTAAGAAACTTCCAATGCATGATGAATACATGAGcaacaataaataacaaatttcaATGAATTATCTTACAATAAATAACATATTTCATTCAGAAGTAttcaacaataaataataaattgctCAAAACTAATGTCTAATCAaatgatttaaattttaataggtgGGGTTATACAATTCAAGAATAAATGAAAATTGCCTTGGATTTGCCAGTTTGGGGAATTTTCCTCTAGAAACTGAAGATTGGTTTTGTGTTCTTTGTTATAGTTTTGTCTTCATTATAAGTcccaaatgattttttttaatatgattagccGCTAATCGGCTTaggtatattttatgtatgaatGTTCAATGTATGATTTTTGGTATGTTTTTAGCTTGATTTAGAACATGATATAGAGCTTGATTTAGTCGATTAGCCGATTTAGAGCTTGAATGTTGTGAGTTGTGACCAGATATTTGAGTATTAGTATTTGAGTCCTATTATTTCTGTTTAATTGATATTGATTATTAATTCTAATTTTCTGTTTAATTGATATTGATTATTGAATTTATTATCGCtatgcatttttttttcatttttctatgTGTAATCTATTTGTAATCCATAATTTGAACTTATGTActgaatatttaattattatttttttattccttttttaATTACGATTCCAAAATTCTGAAGTTTCAAACCCACACTTCGGAAATCCTGGAGATGTCACTGCTTAGTATAATGATATTAAGTAGGGGTGTTCGAAAGGGTCGACCCGGATCCAGAAATCCGGGTACCCGCTTTTTCCGGTACCTAAAAATGTGATCCGGTTCCGACCAGGTTTTGTATtcgttaattttaaaaatttaatatttaatttcttcttcaaaaaatcatgtattcgataaatttaatcacgatattatatacttacatattctatgaagtaatatttttatatattctataataataaattcGTGCATTGTACGGGTTTTATACTAGTAATAAGATAAAACTAAATAATGCAATATCTTTACTAACTAGTTGTTACTTTGGGGATCTTAACTAAATTCTAAATATCAAggataattttagaaaatttacAATCTAATTGCCAATACCAAATTAAGAATAAGTCAAATTCTTGAGCTGATCATCGGATGAGATATTTTATGAAACATGCTATCAAtctaataattactaaaaaacacttattttgaaatacgccgtttgaaatattattaaaggacaataatagaatataatttaacacattactttgaattttaatacatttaattttttttagggtaaaatgattataatatattaataatatcaaatatattaataataagcatttaattttttttttaaaaaaaccacAAAACCGGATACCAGGTACCCGATTTTACTAAAATTGATATCcgaatccgacccgaatacccggtttaTAAATCGGGTACCCGGTCCGAAATACCCCGTTTTAACAAATCAGGTTAATTATCCGGTTTTTTAAAATGGATATCAGGTCGGGTTTTACAAACCGGgtttttttgaacacccctaatatTAAGTATATAAGGAGAAAAGATAGGAACAAAAACCCTAGTTAGGCCCAACCCGTCCATGTGATCAGCTCTCCATTGCAACTCACAAGTACAgactataaaaagaaagaaaccctaggcttataataataataatagtcgtGCAGAATCGTGCGCTACTCCTCCTGCTCTTCTCTTATCTCACTCAGCTAATCTCTAAGGTAATTTAGTGTCTTTCTAAACTTCAAATCAATCTAATTGCTTTCTAATTTTCTGTAATTTATGACTTTTTGTTTTTCCAGTACTAGTACTTGGTGTATATATAATAGGGCATCGTCCATAATCTTATtacttcaaaattcaaattgttattattattgattgattgattgataatAGATAAGTTTTTTACTTTAGGAAGTTGGATATGGATGCTGAGAAATTGATACAAAAATACCGACATGTTTCAAGGGAAGAAATAGAGGggataagaaaaagaaatgaacaCGAGGGGTTGAGTGATTCCATTGTAGAGTCTACCGTAGACATCCTTAATAGCTTGAGAGAGTATGAAAGGATAAACGGAAAAGAATCTGTCCTGGTTGGCCCTCTAATTCATTTGTTGTCAGTCAAGTTTCTACCTAATAGCTTGCAAGATACACCCCCCAACATCTCTGGTAGGATATACACTGTGTTTGGTGATTTTGAAGTTGTTGGATTAGATGGCAAAGGCTTTTTGAAACTTAGCGACCGACAATCATCTTTGCCTTTGACGTGTATGCCTTATCATTGTACCCGTTTTGTGGTTGATCTTGCTATGGGGGGCAAGACATTAGGTAAGAGATACATTTCCTGTGCTGAGGATACAACTGATTTTGAACAAGTCGACGAGAAAGTTGTTGTTACTGATATTGGCGATTTCAGTTTGCGCTACATTGCCATGCCGTTTGCTATTTATGCTCGTGTGCAAGTGACCTTTCATCACAAGCACGATTGTAAGTTAGAGGGTCCAAATCACAGTTTCCTTGACATCAAGGGAAAAATCATTGCAAGTTATGGTGGCAACACTTGCAATTCAGAAGCCTGTATTCTCTTTGATAAAGAATCTGATGACTTTCAACGACTTGATTTTAAGAAACAGGTGTATCCTCTAAAAAGTGTTGACATGAATTTGTCTCGGTGTTGGGTTGGTTTACCGGCATATTCATCGATTATTCTTGATGTAAATCTAATGGAACACGGATCGGGTCACATACTTGTTAAAGAAATCTTGGAATTTCAAGTTggaaacaaatatttttcatataaatcCTTTATTGTTGGTGACATCGCCATCAAAGTTGGTGTGTTATGGAATTCACCAATGCAAAATGACAAGGAGCGTGATATAATGTCTGAAGATGAGGTATTTTAAAGATTTGGTCGTTTTGTTGTCTATTTTTCCTTCTACTATGACTAACCTGTATCATATTCATGTCTCAACAAGTCTTCTGAGGAGCATATGTGTGCACAAGGGACAAGTGAAGACGATGGTGATGATGAGCAAATGATTGAGGTCTAATAATGTTTCTCTCAAACAACATTAATATCTTTAGATTACTATTTTTGCACGGATCTAATAATATTCTCTCTTTTCTTGTGTAGTCTGGTGTAGCCGAAgcatcatcaaaactcatgcGCCCTTGGTATGCATTctgttttatatttatttttaagagatatacttcctccgtaACAAAATAGATGTTACACTTTGATTATAAATGTGAgagatattttatattaaagtGTAATATCTATTTCGTTCCAGGGGAAGAATTAGATATACATGCATGTTTAAGCATACTGTTACTATTAGTTTGGTCATTGTTTTATACAATCTGTTTTTCCCCCCCAGCTAATTCTTTAATAAGAAGAATTTTAGTCAAAGATTATGAAAAAATGCATTATGTTTTTTAACTGTAGTTGATATGTAGATCATGAGGTTGTCAATCTTGAATAAATATGTGGATTTCAGGTTTGGAGTACATCGAAGTATGCCGTTTCCAAGTTCTATGGTTGAAATTTATGCTGTTTACATTGGTCGTGA
The sequence above is drawn from the Amaranthus tricolor cultivar Red isolate AtriRed21 chromosome 5, ASM2621246v1, whole genome shotgun sequence genome and encodes:
- the LOC130814063 gene encoding uncharacterized protein LOC130814063, with amino-acid sequence MDAEKLIQKYRHVSREEIEGIRKRNEHEGLSDSIVESTVDILNSLREYERINGKESVLVGPLIHLLSVKFLPNSLQDTPPNISGRIYTVFGDFEVVGLDGKGFLKLSDRQSSLPLTCMPYHCTRFVVDLAMGGKTLGKRYISCAEDTTDFEQVDEKVVVTDIGDFSLRYIAMPFAIYARVQVTFHHKHDCKLEGPNHSFLDIKGKIIASYGGNTCNSEACILFDKESDDFQRLDFKKQVYPLKSVDMNLSRCWVGLPAYSSIILDVNLMEHGSGHILVKEILEFQVGNKYFSYKSFIVGDIAIKVGVLWNSPMQNDKERDIMSEDESSEEHMCAQGTSEDDGDDEQMIESGVAEASSKLMRPWFGVHRSMPFPSSMVEIYAVYIGRDKLKALQLYGSIEVSTLGNAYYCFNREASDSFGLLEGSKNLPLLDGSLEYDDCDSFKMKIDLKDVEGLLCVRGYVNWDDRTLEHGTRWFNKPLCSFVEGQHGFAAICYSFFPQAVKANLMVLLAPKQKISSDSFEGFPRVYGSITAQHGYFDYTSRYNKDYFRVTLFERSAENAIQTSADGVISLSRSIVVVPLDSTLVVGLDLSMCVGDNQVSFKYSADLKVGASNFSVESESNDYSVHINVKWLD